Part of the Hyalangium minutum genome is shown below.
GTTCATCAGCTTCATGGCCTCGACGATGCAGAGCACCTGACCCTTCTTCACCACCGAGCCCACCTCCGCGAAGGGAGGCTGGTCCGGGGCGGGCGTCCGGTAGAACGTCCCCACGAACGGGCTCGTCATCAGCTGGCCGGGCTTCTCCGCCGGCTTGGCCGGAGCGGCGGCCGCGGGGGCCGAAACCGGAGCCGACGGCCGAGCCGGAGCCGGGGCCGCGTACTCCATCGGCAGCGGAGCCACTGGGCTCACCGACGGAGTCACTGGCGCCGCGTGGTGAACAATGGTGGGCGCGGGGCCATGGCCGCGGCGGATGTAGAGCCGCTCATCGCCCTTCTGCCACACCAGCCGCGTCACATCCGACGCCTCGAGCATCTCCACGATCTGCCGGAGCGCGTCCACGTCCAAGGAAGTCGCCCCGGGTGCGCGGTCACTGCCACTGGCCGGCGTGGGCTCGGTCTCGCCCCGCGTTGCTTTGCGCTTCGTCGCCATCTGTCCCCTCCGCCCAGGCTTGGGCCTGGACTAGCCCCCGGTGGCCACGCGCGTGAGATACTTGCCGTCGCGCGTATCGATCTTCAGCACATCCCCCTCGTTGATGAAGAGCGGGACGTTGACGGTGTAGCCGGTCTCCATCGTCGCGGGCTTCATCGCGCCGGACACGGTGTCGCCACGCACGCCCGGATCGCACTTGGTGACCTTGAGGTCCACCGAGTTGGGCAGCGTCACGCCAATGGCCTTGCCGTTGTAGAAGAGCACCGAAACGTTGATGTTCTCCTTGAGGAAGTTCTTGGCCTCTCCGAGCACCTTCTCACCAAGGAAGGTCTGCTCGTAGTTCTTCGTGTCCATGAAGTAATAGTCGCCGCCCTGGAGATACAAGAACTGCATGTCCTTGTCCTCGATGTCAGGCCTGCCCACCTTCTCGCCCGACTTGAACGTGGGCTCGAGGTTGCGGCCGGTGATCAAGCTGCGGATGGTGGTCCGCGTGAACGCGGAGCCCTTGCCGGGCTTCACGTGCTGGAACTCGAGGATCTCGAACGGCTCCCCGTCGATCTCGATCTTGAGTCCCTTGCGGAAATCGGAGGTATCAATGACACCGGCCATGGAAACAGCTCCTTCGGACTGCTGAAAAAGTCCGAGGTGTCTAGCCGATGCGCCCCCCTCTGGAAAGGGGAAAGCGGTGGGGCGGCGCGTCGACTGCCAGCCTGCCCTACAGTTCAGCGCGGACCTTCGGCGCGGTGACCCGCAGCACGTACCGGCCCTTGCCGTAGTTGCCCTCAGCCCTCAGGGCGAGGACGAGGAAGTACTCCGGGGACACCATGCGGATGATGGTCAACACCTTCTCGCTGTTGACACTCAGCTCCTGCACGGCGCCCGTCTTCAGGACATCCGCAGCGTTCTTCAGCTGGGTGAGCAGGTTGGCATACTCGACCCAGGCGCCGTTGAGCTCGAGCTCCCCTGCCTCGTCCTTCTGAAAAGTTTCCACGGAGATGCCGTCGAAGCCCATCACGCTGCAGGCGAGGGCTCCGTCGACCTGATTGACCACCGACTCCAGGTGTGCGCGGAAGGACATGGCGGGGTGCGCTTAAGCAAAGACGCGGGGTCCGTCAACCCCCAGCAGGGACACAGTTGAAGGTATTAAAGAAGAGGTCCTGTCCCGGATAGCCGCAGGGAGCGCCCTCCGGGTCAGCCTGGACGGGGACGGAGCCTGCCTCACACCCGCGGTCGCGTGTAATGTCGATGGGATAGGTGACCTCATTGGTCTCCACCTGCTTGCCCGAGGGCAGCTTGCCCTTGAGCTTCACGGTGGCCAGCACCGTCATGAAATCCGGGGCGGTGGGCACGGCGGTATCCAGCTTCTTGCGCGCCTCGGAGCCGATCAGGTTCACCTGGATGTAGGACTCCGACGCATCCGCGCCCGCCGGTACCGCGAAGTAGATCGGCGTGCTCTCGTCAGAGAGGGAGACCTTCGGGTTCTTCGTCTCGTAGCTGAGGAGAACCTCCTCGGCGTAGAAGCCGACGGGGTTCGCGGTGCCACCGGTCGCCGTCTCCAGCGGGGAGAAGAGCGTGAAGGCCATCCGGTACGAGGTGCCCGCGTTGAAGTTCAGCGTCCCCTTGATGAGGGACACGCTCCCCAGGTCGCAGTTCTCCGGCGAGAGGGGGATGGCGCTGACCAGCTGGACCGGGTTGTTGCCCTCGACGCAGGCCGTCACACTGGCCGCGAGGATCGCGGCGAACCACAAGCGCTTCATGAGCTTGGACTCCATTCCAGACAGGCCCTGCATCACAGGGTCTGCGCAATCGTCTGACGGTTGAGGATACGAGGCGTGATGAAGATCAGCAGCTCCTGCCGATCATCGCGCTCGGTGTTCTGGCGGAAGAAGTAGCCCAGCACCGGGATCTTCCCGAGGAACGGGACCGACGCGGTGTTGGTGCTGCCGCGGCGCACGTAGATGCCGCCGATGACAGTGGTGTCGCCGTCCTTCACGAGCACCTGCGTCTGGGCCTCCTTGCGCTGGATGGCGGGCTGGCCGTTGGCGCCCGTGTTCGCGGGGTCCGGCTGGTTGTTCTGCGCCGTGATGGACATCAGGATGCTGCCGTCCTGGGTGATGTGCGGCGTCACCTCGAGCGACAGGCGGGCCTCGACGAAGATGGTGTTCGTGCCCTGGGCGGACGTCTGGCTGAACGGAATCGACACGCCCTGGCTGATGCGCGCGGTGTTGTTGTCCAGCGTGGTGACCTTGGGCGCGGAGATGGTCTTCACGTAGCCCTCGTTCTCCGCGGCGGACAGACGCAGCTGCAGTCCCAGCGCGCCGCCAGCCGAGCCGAACGTCATACCGATGGCACCACCCTGTCCGGCGCCCGTGGCGGCCGCCAGGTTGACGGCGAAGGGCGGCGCGTCATTGAAGCCTGCGGGAGCCTGGCCACCGGCGGAGCCGAAGATGTTCACCGCGTTCGGGAAGATGAGGCCCGTGCTGTTGCCCGTGGCCGCCGAGGCCGTGCCACTGCCGCCCCACTGCACGCCAAGCTGGCGGGAGAAGGACGTCGTCGCCTCGACGATGCGGCTCTCGATGAGCACCTGCGGCGTCTGCGTATCCAGGTTGCGCACCAGCGCGCGCACCTTCTCGATGTGGGAGCGGATGTCCTTCACGATGAGGACGTTGGTGCGGGTATCCACCGTCACCGAGCCGCGCTCCGACAGGATGTCCTTCACGCGCTGGGACATGTCCTGCGCCACCGCGTAGTTCACTGGGATGAGGTTGACGAGCAGGTCCTCCTGCTTGCGCAGCGAGGCGATGCGCTCGTTGCGCAGCCGCGCCTCCTCCTCCAGCGTCTTCAGCGGGGCGATGCGGATGATGTTGCCCACCTCCTCCTTGCCCAGGTTCTTGGTGCGCAGGATGAGGTCCAGCGCCTGGTCCCAGGGCACGTTGCGCAGCCGGATCGTCACCTTGCCCGACACGTCGTCGGCGACCACGATGTTCTTCTTCGAGATCTCCGCGATGACGCGCAGCAGGTTCTGGATGTCGATGTCCTTGAACTCGAAGGACACGCGCTTGCCCTTGTAGCGGGACTGCTTCGGCGCGCCCTCGGAGGCGTACGTCGGGGCCTCGGCGGTGAAGCCGGCGGTGCGCTGCGTAACAGCCACCTGCTCCGTCTTCACGCCCTGCACGGACAGGTGCCAGCTCAGCGAGCCTCCACCCTGCGTGACGGACTCCTCGATGGCGCCGTCGGCGGCCACCACCACGCGCACGCGGTTGCCCTCACCGGGCACCGTGAAGGCGCTGATCATCTTCACCGGCGTGTCGAGCGCGCTGGTGTCCAGGCTGCGCTCCAGCTTGCGCGGCAGCTTGGCGTTGTCCAGCGTCAGCACCGCGCTGCGCGGATCCGGGCGATCCACCTTCCAGGTCGCCGGGCCGGACAGCTTCAGCTGCACGCGGCCGCCCGCCTCACCCTCGTCGAAGGAGAGGTCCTTGACCTCCACCAGGGACGAAGAAGAGGCCTGGGCCACCTCGGCCGGAGCGGGAGCCGGGCGCAGCGGAGCGCTCTCGGCCACCATCTCGCGGGACTCGTCCGCCTTGGGCGGAGCCTTCCGAGCCACCGCGCCACCCAGCAGGATCTCCAGACCGGAGTTCGCGCGGTCCACGCGGTAGGCCGGCATGCCGCCCGGAACATCGAGCACCAGCCGCACCTTCTCCGCGTGAGCGCCCACGCGCAGGCCCTTCAGCGTCTTGCTGCCGCGGACGCGCGGGGCCTTGGCCGACAGGTCCACGCCGTAGACGTCCACCGCGAGGCGCGGCGGATCCGCCAGCTCGAGCACCTCGTAGCGGGCGACCTCGCCATCCGTGCGGACAGCCAGCGTGTCCTTCTTGAAAGTAATCGCGGTGATGCGCTGAGCCGGGTGCGCCACCTCGCGCTCGTCCGCCTCGGCCGCCACGACATTCTCGGGCAGGGCCTGGGCGGGAGCGTCCTGGGGCTCACCCGCCTCGATCACCACCGGAGCCGCCTGAGGCGGCGCCGACTGCGCCACCACCGGCGCGGGCGTCGCGGGCTCGGAGGCCTTCACCGGCGCGGGCTCGGGAGCCTTCGCGACGGTGGGCGCCTGCACGGGAGCAGGAGCCTTCTCGGCCACCGGCGCCTTCTCCACGGCGGGAGCCTGGGCGACGGCCGGAGCCGGCTCCACCGCGGGTTTGCTCGCCTCGGCGGGCTTGCTCGCCTCGAGCGGAGCGGCCGCGGCGGTGCTCACCTGAGCCTCCGCGCCGTCCACCGAGATGATCACCCGGTTGCCGTCGGCGCGGACGTCATACTGAGACGCCTTGTCGAGGGCCACCAGCACCCGGCCGACGCTCGCGCGTTCGTCCGAGAACTGAGAGGCGACGATGCCCGTGACGGGACCGGTGCCTCCATGATGGCCTTTGATGGCCGTGGCATCCGCTGACGAGAGGTCCACCACCAACCGCTCCGGCCCACTGAGCCGAAACACGGTGAAGGTCGGCGGGCGAGTGCCCGAGACCACCACCTGGGTGCCAGACCCTGTCGGGACCACCTGCAGGTCCCGCAGCGTATTGAGTTCAGCGCCGTCTGCCCTGGCGCCCGCAAAGGCGACCGACAGCACGGCCGCGACCACCCACTTGCCCCTCG
Proteins encoded:
- the accB gene encoding acetyl-CoA carboxylase biotin carboxyl carrier protein, producing MATKRKATRGETEPTPASGSDRAPGATSLDVDALRQIVEMLEASDVTRLVWQKGDERLYIRRGHGPAPTIVHHAAPVTPSVSPVAPLPMEYAAPAPARPSAPVSAPAAAAPAKPAEKPGQLMTSPFVGTFYRTPAPDQPPFAEVGSVVKKGQVLCIVEAMKLMNEIEAEMAGRVTEILVENGQPVEFGQALFRIEPA
- the efp gene encoding elongation factor P codes for the protein MAGVIDTSDFRKGLKIEIDGEPFEILEFQHVKPGKGSAFTRTTIRSLITGRNLEPTFKSGEKVGRPDIEDKDMQFLYLQGGDYYFMDTKNYEQTFLGEKVLGEAKNFLKENINVSVLFYNGKAIGVTLPNSVDLKVTKCDPGVRGDTVSGAMKPATMETGYTVNVPLFINEGDVLKIDTRDGKYLTRVATGG
- the pilQ gene encoding type IV pilus secretin PilQ, with the translated sequence MLGKSDVTRGKWVVAAVLSVAFAGARADGAELNTLRDLQVVPTGSGTQVVVSGTRPPTFTVFRLSGPERLVVDLSSADATAIKGHHGGTGPVTGIVASQFSDERASVGRVLVALDKASQYDVRADGNRVIISVDGAEAQVSTAAAAPLEASKPAEASKPAVEPAPAVAQAPAVEKAPVAEKAPAPVQAPTVAKAPEPAPVKASEPATPAPVVAQSAPPQAAPVVIEAGEPQDAPAQALPENVVAAEADEREVAHPAQRITAITFKKDTLAVRTDGEVARYEVLELADPPRLAVDVYGVDLSAKAPRVRGSKTLKGLRVGAHAEKVRLVLDVPGGMPAYRVDRANSGLEILLGGAVARKAPPKADESREMVAESAPLRPAPAPAEVAQASSSSLVEVKDLSFDEGEAGGRVQLKLSGPATWKVDRPDPRSAVLTLDNAKLPRKLERSLDTSALDTPVKMISAFTVPGEGNRVRVVVAADGAIEESVTQGGGSLSWHLSVQGVKTEQVAVTQRTAGFTAEAPTYASEGAPKQSRYKGKRVSFEFKDIDIQNLLRVIAEISKKNIVVADDVSGKVTIRLRNVPWDQALDLILRTKNLGKEEVGNIIRIAPLKTLEEEARLRNERIASLRKQEDLLVNLIPVNYAVAQDMSQRVKDILSERGSVTVDTRTNVLIVKDIRSHIEKVRALVRNLDTQTPQVLIESRIVEATTSFSRQLGVQWGGSGTASAATGNSTGLIFPNAVNIFGSAGGQAPAGFNDAPPFAVNLAAATGAGQGGAIGMTFGSAGGALGLQLRLSAAENEGYVKTISAPKVTTLDNNTARISQGVSIPFSQTSAQGTNTIFVEARLSLEVTPHITQDGSILMSITAQNNQPDPANTGANGQPAIQRKEAQTQVLVKDGDTTVIGGIYVRRGSTNTASVPFLGKIPVLGYFFRQNTERDDRQELLIFITPRILNRQTIAQTL
- a CDS encoding roadblock/LC7 domain-containing protein, whose protein sequence is MSFRAHLESVVNQVDGALACSVMGFDGISVETFQKDEAGELELNGAWVEYANLLTQLKNAADVLKTGAVQELSVNSEKVLTIIRMVSPEYFLVLALRAEGNYGKGRYVLRVTAPKVRAEL